The following proteins come from a genomic window of Amaranthus tricolor cultivar Red isolate AtriRed21 chromosome 14, ASM2621246v1, whole genome shotgun sequence:
- the LOC130799414 gene encoding uncharacterized protein LOC130799414 — MSACHILLGRPWQFDRKAIHDGVSNVYTVTTKLGKKIRLLPLPPKVEPMVEKKQNFLMSRKEFEEECVIEGGAFLLIVKPIVDDVSHVTNSIPLRNLLKEFVDVFPDDLPKGLPPFRGIEHAIDLVPGASLPNKAAYRCNPEQAKELQRQVEELMEKGYVRESLSPCAISHAKTTRHA; from the exons ATGAGTGCGTGTCATATTTTGCTTGGtagaccatggcaatttgatAGAAAAGCTATTCATGATGGTGTTTCTAATGTCTATACGGTCACTACCAAATTAGGAAAGAAGATTAGGTTGTTACCTTTGCCCCCTAAGGTTGAACCTATGGTGGAAAAGAAACAAAACTTCCTTATGTCTAGGAAGGAGTTTGAGGAAGAATGCGTGATAGAGGGAGGAGCGTTTTTGCTTATTGTAAAGCccattgttgatgatgtttctcATGTGACTAACTCTATTCCGTTGAGAAACTTGCTTAAAGAATTTGTAGATGTGTTTCCCGATGATTTGCCTAAAGGGTTGCCTCCATTTCGTGGTATTGAACATGCAATTGATTTGGTACCGGGAGCCTCATTACCAAACAAGGCAGCCTATAGATGCAATCCTGAGCAAGctaaggagttgcaaagacaagTTGAAGAACTCATGGAAAAGGGCTATGTGCGTGAAAGCCTTAGTCCATGTGCG ATTTCCCATGCCAAGACTACAagacatgcttga